From a single Ciconia boyciana chromosome 4, ASM3463844v1, whole genome shotgun sequence genomic region:
- the GLDC gene encoding glycine dehydrogenase (decarboxylating), mitochondrial: MQSCGRWWGRLAARGAPRHLRPVAAAAAGSQRRWGGGEAARCIEQLLPRHDDFSRRHIGPREREKREMLRTVGVQSVEELMDKTIPASIRLGRPLRMDDHVCENEILETLYNIASKNKIWRSYIGMGYYNCSVPQPIARNLLENAGWVTQYTPYQPEVSQGRLESLLNYQTMVCDITGMDVANASLLDEGTAAAEAMQLCHRHNKRRKFYVDARCHPQTIAVVQTRANYTGVITELKLPHEMDFSGKDVSGVLFQYPDTEGKVEDFSELVERAHQNGTLACCASDLLALCILKPPGEFGVDVVLGNSQRFGVPLCYGGPHAAFFAVKENLVRMMPGRMVGVTRDANGKEVYRLALQTREQHIRRDKATSNICTAQALLANMAAMFGVYHGSDGLRHIARRVHNATLILAEGLRRAGHKLHHDLFFDTLTITCGCSVKEVLDRAALRKINFRIYSDGRLGVSLDETVNEKDLDDILWIFGCESSAELIAEGMGEETKGILSTPFKRTSKFLTHQVFNSYHSETNIVRYMKRLENKDISLVHSMIPLGSCTMKLNSSSELTPISWKEFANIHPFVPLEQAQGYQQLFKDLEKDLCEITGYDKISFQPNSGAQGEYAGLAAIKAYLNAKGERHRTVCLIPKSAHGTNPASAQMAGMKIQPIEVDKNGSIDISHLKAMVDKHKENLAAIMITYPSTNGVFEEEIGDVCDLIHKHGGQVYLDGANMNAQVGLCRPGDYGSDVSHLNLHKTFCIPHGGGGPGMGPIGVKKHLAPYLPTHPVVKIQPDKDVCPLGTVSAAPWGSSAILPISWVYIKTMGAKGLKHASEIAILNANYMAKRLEKHYKILFRGARGYVAHEFILDTRPFKKTANIEAVDLAKRLQDYGFHAPTMSWPVAGTLMIEPTESEDKAELDRFCDAMISIRQEIAEIEEGRMDPQINPLKMSPHTLNCVTSSKWDRPYSREVAAFPLPFVKPESKFWPTIARIDDIYGDQHLVCTCPPMEAYESPFSEQKRASS; encoded by the exons GTGAAAATGAAATCCTTGAAACTCTATACAATATTGCAAGCAAGAACAAGATATGGAGGTCTTATATAGGTATGGGTTATTACAACTGCTCAGTGCCTCAGCCCATTGCACGGAATTTGTTGGAGAATGCAGGATG GGTTACCCAGTATACTCCTTACCAACCTGAGGTCTcccagggcaggctggagagCCTGCTAAATTACCAGACTATGGTGTGCGATATCACAGGAATGGATGTGGCTAACGCATCTTTGCTGGATGAGgggacagctgctgcagaagccaTGCAATTATGTCACAG gCACAACAAAAGAAGGAAGTTCTACGTAGATGCTCGATGCCACCCTCAAACTATAGCAGTGGTCCAAACTAGAGCAAa ttataCAGGTGTTATTACTGAGCTCAAATTACCCCATGAGATGGATTTCAGTGGAAAGGATGTCAGTGGAGTATTATTTCAGTATCCGGACACTGAAGGAAAGGTGGAAGACTTCTCTGAACTTGTTGAAAGAGCTCATCAGAACGGG ACTCTTGCCTGCTGCGCTTCTGATCTTCTGGCTCTCTGTATTCTGAAGCCTCCTGGAGAGTTTGGGGTAGATGTTGTCCTGGGTAATTCCCAGAGATTTGGCGTGCCGCTCTGCTACGGGGGACCCCACGCGGCATTCTTTGCTGTCAAGGAAAATCTAGTGAGAATGATGCCGGGCAGAATGGTGGGCGTTACAAG AGATGCAAATGGAAAGGAAGTGTACCGACTTGCTTTGCAAACACGAGAGCAGCATATCAGGAGGGATAAAGCTACCAGCAACATCTGCACAGCACAG GCTCTTCTGGCTAACATGGCAGCCATGTTTGGAGTATACCATGGGTCTGATGGATTAAGGCATATTGCAAGACGGGTGCACAATGCTACTCTAATCTTGGCTGAAG GTCTCAGGCGAGCTGGTCATAAACTACATCATGATCTGTTCTTTGATACCTTGACGATCACGTGTGGATGCTCAGTGAAAGAGGTTTTGGACAGGGCAGCTCTTAGAAAGATAAATTTTCGGATTTATAGTGATGGCAGA CTTGGAGTATCACTTGATGAAACTGTAAATGAGAAAGACCTAGATGACATATTATGGATTTTTGGTTGCGAGTCTTCCGCT GAGCTAATTGCTGAGGGTATGGGCGAGGAAACCAAAGGCATCCTTAGCACCCCATTTAAGAGAACTTCCAAATTCTTGACACATCAGGTTTTCAACAG CTATCACTCTGAGACAAATATCGTGCGGTACATGAAAAGATtagaaaacaaagatatttcCCTTGTTCACAGCATGATTCCTTTG gGGTCCTGCACAATGAAGCTGAATAGTTCATCTGAACTTACA cctaTTTCATGGAAAGAATTTGCCAACATCCACCCTTTTGTGCCCCTGGAGCAAGCTCAAGGGTATCAGCAGCTTTTCAAGGATTTAGAGAAGGACCTCTGTGAGATTACTGGCTATGACAAAATCTCCTTCCAACCAAACAG TGGAGCCCAAGGAGAGTACGCAGGTTTGGCTGCAATCAAAgcttatttaaatgcaaaaggagAACGTCATAGAACT GTTTGCCTTATTCCTAAATCTGCTCATGGTACAAATCCAGCAAGTGCACAAATGGCAGGGATGAAGATTCAGCCAATTGAAGTGGATAAAAATGGGAGCATTGATATCTCCCATTTAAAAGCAATG GTGGACAAGCACAAAGAGAACTTGGCAGCCATCATGATCACGTACCCTTCCACCAACGGTGTGTTTGAAGAGGAGATTGGAGATGTGTGTGACCTGATTCACAAACATGGAGGCCAGGTTTACTTAGACGGAGCAAATATGAATGCCCAG GTGGGTCTGTGTCGTCCTGGAGATTATGGCTCTGATGTCTCTCACTTAAACCTTCACAAAACCTTTTGCATTCCccatggaggaggaggacctGGAATGGGACCAATTGGAGT gaaGAAACATCTGGCTCCCTACTTGCCTACCCACCCTGTCGTCAAAATACAGCCGGATAAGGATGTATGTCCTTTGGGTACTGTCAGTGCTGCACCTTGGGGTTCCAGTGCTATATTGCCAATTTCCTGGGTGTATATCAAG ACAATGGGAGCAAAGGGTCTGAAACATGCTTCTGAGATTGCCATACTAAATGCAAACTACATGGCAAAGAGGCTAGAGAAGCACTACAAAATCCTTTTCAGAGGAGCAAGAG GTTATGTAGCCCATGAATTCATTTTGGATACCAGACCTTtcaaaaaaacagcaaacattgAAGCTGTAGATCTTGCTAAGAGACTTCAGGATTATG GTTTTCATGCTCCAACTATGTCCTGGCCAGTGGCAGGGACGCTTATGATTGAACCAACAGAGTCTGAAGACAAGGCAGAGCTGGACAGATTTTGTGATGCAATGATCAGTATCCGGCAGGAAATTGCTGAAATAGAGGAGGGCAGGATGGACCCCCAAATTAACCCACTAAAG ATGTCACCACATACTCTGAACTGTGTCACTTCTTCCAAGTGGGATCGTCCTTATTCCAGAGAAGTGGCAGCATTCCCGCTG CCATTTGTGAAGCCTGAAAGCAAGTTTTGGCCCACAATTGCTCGCATTGATGACATATATGGAGATCAACATCTGGTTTGTACCTGCCCACCAATGGAAGCCTATGAATCTCCCTTTTCTGAACAGAAGAGAGCATCTTCGTAA